A genomic stretch from Eubacterium sulci ATCC 35585 includes:
- the pheS gene encoding phenylalanine--tRNA ligase (catalyzes a two-step reaction, first charging a phenylalanine molecule by linking its carboxyl group to the alpha-phosphate of ATP, followed by transfer of the aminoacyl-adenylate to its tRNA; forms a heterotetramer of alpha(2)beta(2); binds two magnesium ions per tetramer; type 1 subfamily) codes for MQERLKKMLEEAREQLSAANTEKEAEEIRIRFLGKKGQITEVLRSMGKLAPEEKKELGKAANEVKEKIAAALEERANAIKERVKQEKLAAETIDVTEPGVKEKIGVKHPVTQVIEEITDIFRSMGYSVYEGPDIDTVFNTFDGLNAPATHPARDMSDTFYISKDIVIRPHTSSAEIRAEKELTPPYMIVIPGRCYRCDTPDATHSHTFHQIEMMVVGEDITMADLKGTLDLMAKKLFGPKTMTKFRPHHFPFTEPSAEMDVSCFKCGGKGCNVCKGSGWIEILGCGMTHPHVHEAGGIDTNKYTGFAVGMGVERIAMLKYGIDDIRLLYENDTRFIEQFK; via the coding sequence ATGCAGGAAAGACTAAAGAAAATGCTCGAAGAAGCGCGTGAGCAGCTTAGCGCTGCAAACACAGAAAAAGAAGCTGAGGAAATCAGAATTCGATTTTTGGGCAAAAAGGGTCAAATTACAGAAGTACTGCGTTCGATGGGCAAGCTTGCTCCAGAGGAGAAGAAGGAACTCGGTAAGGCTGCAAATGAAGTAAAAGAGAAGATTGCTGCTGCGCTTGAGGAGAGAGCAAATGCAATCAAAGAGAGAGTGAAGCAGGAGAAACTTGCGGCTGAGACTATAGACGTGACCGAACCAGGCGTAAAGGAGAAAATCGGTGTTAAGCACCCAGTAACTCAGGTTATAGAGGAGATTACTGATATCTTCCGCAGCATGGGATATTCGGTTTACGAGGGACCAGACATTGATACGGTATTTAATACTTTTGATGGGCTAAATGCTCCAGCCACTCACCCAGCAAGGGATATGAGCGACACCTTCTACATTAGCAAGGACATCGTTATCAGACCTCATACCTCTTCAGCAGAGATTAGAGCTGAGAAGGAGTTAACACCTCCATACATGATTGTTATTCCAGGAAGATGTTATAGATGCGACACACCAGATGCAACGCATTCACATACCTTCCACCAGATAGAGATGATGGTTGTCGGAGAGGATATCACCATGGCTGACCTAAAGGGTACTCTTGACCTTATGGCAAAGAAGCTCTTTGGACCTAAGACCATGACGAAGTTCAGACCACATCACTTTCCATTTACAGAGCCGAGTGCTGAGATGGACGTATCTTGCTTTAAGTGTGGCGGAAAAGGCTGCAATGTGTGCAAGGGAAGCGGCTGGATTGAGATTCTTGGATGCGGTATGACACATCCGCATGTACATGAGGCGGGCGGCATTGATACAAACAAGTACACAGGCTTTGCTGTCGGAATGGGCGTAGAGAGAATCGCTATGCTGAAGTATGGAATTGACGATATAAGATTGCTCTATGAGAACGATACAAGATTCATTGAGCAGTTCAAATAG